The DNA window GTGGAGGCGGTCGCTTCCGTGAAACGCTTGCTGGAGATTGCCCCCACCCAGTCGGCCAACACAGAGCTTCGACCCCTCCTGCTACGTGCAGCCAACGCCACCCCCGATCTCGCTGCGGCGGCGTTCGATGTACTCGCGAGACGGATGGGCAGCCACGGGCCGGACCTGCTCTACGAGATCACCATCAACCCTGGAATGGGGAAACACCCCGTGGAGCGTGCTGGCACGCTGCTCGCCGAGGAAGCGGTGAGGAAGCTCGCCTCTCCTGCACTCCTGGTCGCCGACGATCTACGGCGCCTGAAAAAATGCCCAACGAAGCCGCTGCTCGAGAGAGCGCGTCAGCACGGCGACGCGCGCGCTCTCCACTATCTCAACCCGATCAAACGACCGGTGAAATGCGGGTTCTTGAGCCTGAAGCGATGCACGCAGTGCCCCTCTGTCTATGCCGAGGCCGTCGCAGCGATTCAGGAGATCGAGCAGCGTCGCGAGCCGCAGTAAGCCGACAGCAGCAGGAGGACATTCTCCTCGCAGCCCCAGGGCGGTGCCACCATCTCCATCAACGGTGGTTAGGCTATCGCAGTCAAAATGGTGACGGCACACCGTCACAATAGAGAAGGCGACGCTCTCTCTACGATAGGGTGACTATCGTAGAGCCGCTTGTACTCGCTTCATCGAGTCTTCAAAGACTCGGCAGCAAGCTCCGTAGCATGGTGGGCGCAGCAAGATTCGAACTTGCGACTTCATCCGTGTGAAGGATGCACTCTACCGCTGAGTTATGCGCCCTGACGCTCTGTCCGCGTCGCTTCAGGTCCGGCGTTCTTAGCTGTTCGATCGCTCCTAGTCAAGCATCTCCATGGTCGATCGGATCGCTGCGACGCCTGCCTCAATCTCGGCTTCATCACAGGCATAGGAGAGCCGCAGGTAACCCGGTGCTCCGAATGGTGTTCCAGGCACTGTCGCCACATGGCCTTGTTCGAGGAGAAAATTGGCAAGATCGATGTCATCCCCGAGCGTTCGGCCCTGAAAGGAGCGGCCGATGACACCTCGAAAATCGGCGAACGCATAGAAGGCGCCTTCAGGTCTGCGACAGCGCACGCCTGATATCGCGTTCAACCCACGCACCATCACGTCGCGCCGCTTGGAAAACGCGTCACGCATGGCATGAACCTCGACACGTGAGCCGCTGAGTGCCGCGACGGCCGCTGCCTGGGAAACAGCGGCAGCGTTGGTCGTACTCTGCCCCTGCACCACGTCCAGCGCCTTCGCCACCTCGAGGGGGGAGATGCTCCAGCCAATTCTCCAGCCTGTCATCGCGTAGGTCTTGCTCACCCCGTCGACGATGATGGTTCGAGGCGCAAGATCCTCGGCGATGGCTGGAAGCGCCACGTGGCGGAAACCGTCGTAAACCAGGTCACTATAAATCTCGTCCAGAATGATCCAGCAGTCGTGGCGCCTCAGGACTTCCGCGAGGCAAGTAAGTTGCTCCGCGGAATAGGCAGCGCCTGTCGGGTTGGACGGGGAGCACAGGATGATCGCCTTCACTTGAGGTGTCAGCGCTGCGCTCAGTGCCGCCGGGGTCAGCAAAAACCCCTGCTCCTCTGTGGTCTCGACGATGCGCGGGGATGCCCCAACGAGGCGCACCTGCTCCGGATAACTGACCCAGTAAGGCGCAGGGATGACAACCTCGTCCCCTGGTTCGAACAGGGCCATCGCCAGGTTGAACAGCGCATGCTTCGCGCCGCAGCTCACGGTCACCTGGCTGGGTTGTGGCTTCCATCCCCGGTGGCGCTCCGTGGCGGCACAGATCGCGGCCTTCAGCTCCGCGGTCCCCGTCACCGGCGTGTAGTGCGTTGCCCCCGCATCCAGCGCGGCCTTCGCTGCCTCGCAAATGTGGCTTGGAGTGGCAAAGTCGGGCTCCCCGACACTGAAGGAAAACACCTTGTGACCTTCGCCTCGGAGCCTGGCGGCTTTGGCAGCCATCGCGAGCGTGGCGCTGGGAGCAACCGAGGAAAGACGTTCCGACAGCTTCCTGGGCATGGGCCATTTGGGATAGGCGGGGAGGCCGATGGAAGCAAGGAAACATCCTCTACTCTCACTGCCAGGAGAGCGTAGGTTCGCAGAGCGTGGGCGGAACCCGAGGGCCACTGCGTACGCGACGGTTACCAGGCCGTGGCCTCCTTGATCCGCCGAAGACTGCGCGGACAGAGCCGTACGACCTCACTCTTTCGTCGCAGAAGCGTCGACTGCGGGCTTTGGCTCAGGAGCCTTCTCGTCCTGCTTGATCGAGTAGCGTACCAGCGCGCGGAGGACGTCATTCCGCTGCACGTTACCAAGCAGCACTTTGAGATCCTCGTAGATCGAGGGATCCACGAGCAGCGCTCCGAGTGTGCCTTTCCCCGCACGAACATCGCGCGTGATGCTGCGAAGATCAGCAGTGATCGCCGTCACGTTGGAGAGCGCTTCGGCGCTATCCCCCTTGCCGCCGAACAGCACATCATGAGCGAAGCTGTCGCTCTCGCGGATGCCTCGAAGCGTGAGTCCAACCTCTTCGGCAGCTCGACCGAACTGTTGGATCTCCTTCTGAGGCCCTGCGCCATAGATCATATCGTGAGCAAAACCTGGCCCTGATTGCACGCGAGCGACGACCGCACGCACATCGCGTAGCGTGAGAGACAGCTCGGTACCTGCTCGTTCGAGACTCGTCACCGCCCGAGAGATGCGCTCCGCTTCATCAGGGCTGGCGAGCAACCGGTTCGCATACCCTTCCCCTTGCGCCACGTGACCGAGAACTCGATTCATCGAAGCGACCGCGGCTCGAAGATCGTCGTGCAGTCGCTCATCCGCGAGGCTCGCCGATGCCCGCTCGATGTTACCCAGCGCGCTCTCGGCCTTCACCGCAAGCTCACCAACGGCACCGAGCATATCTTTGGGCACCTCTGCCTGAATCTCGCTTCCAGGGGGCAAGCCTTCTGCCGATTCCCCCTTCGAAAGCTCGATCATCTTGTCGCCGAGCAGACCTTTGGTAGCGATCTTGACCGTGCTGTCCTTGCGGATACGGCCAGCTTCACTCTCGACGATCTTCAGCGTCACGTAGATGGTCGCATCACGCGCATCTGTTCCGTAACCGACCTTCGATACGTGGCCCACGTCGATGCCGCCCATACGGACCGGAGCACCGGCTTTCAGCCCTTGCACGTCCGCGAACTGCGAGTGGAACTCCACTGACGGATTGAACAGCCGCCGCTCGTCACCGATGAGAAAGATGACCAGAGCCGCAAAAAACAGCCCCGCCAGCACGAAAATCCCGACCTTGAGCTCGCGTGAGCGTCTCATCGTTCCCCATCTTGCGCGATTCCACCCAAGCCGTCACGCACGGAGAAGAGTCTCCACATCCTCTGTCACGGGCGCCGTCCCGTTGATGAAGTCGGCAACCCTTGGATCTTTGGAACGGCTGAAGTCGTCCGGTGTGCCGACGGCGATGATTTCACCGCGAACGACCATCGCCATGCGATCAGAGATGGAGAAAGCGCTCTTCATGTCGTGGGTCACAACAATGCTCGTCACGTTCAACGCCTTCTTCAGGCCGCGGATCAGATGGTTGATCCGCTCGGTGTTGATCGGATCGAGCCCCGTCGTCGGCTCGTCATAGAGCAGGACCTCTGGCTGGACCGCGATCGCTCGCGCGAGTCCCACGCGCTTCTTCATCCCGCCCGACAGGTCTGCCGGGCGCATCGCCTCGATCTTGGGAAGCCCGACGAGAGACAGTGCCCAGTCGACCCGCTCCGCGATCTGTTGCTCGGACATGGTGTCGCGAAAGTGCTCCCGCAGGCCGTACGCCACGTTCTCCCCCACAGAGATCGAGTCGAACAAGGCGCCGCCTTGAAAGAGCATGGCGATGCGCCGTCGAACGCCTCCGATCTCTCGCTCCGACATCCTGGTGATCTCCTCACCATGGAAGGAGACTGAGCCTCCATCGACGTCGAGCAGGCGAATGAGCAATTTGAGCATCACGCTCTTGCCCACTCCGGAGCCACCCATCACCGTCAGCGTCTCGCCAGGAAAAATATCCAGGTTGAGATCTCGGTAGATGGTCTTGGGGCCGAAGGCCTTGCGGACATGGGAGAACCGGATCAGCGGCTCGGCCACGTCGAAAACCTATCATGAGCGTGATTCATTTCGGAACCCTCGGCTGGAGCGGGAGCACGTCAAACGCAGGGCGACAACCGCTCGATGCGGAGCTCGACCGCATTCCCCCCGCGCCACGTATCTCTGCGAAGGCGCCCGACCACCATCGCGCGTTTGCCTGCGAGCCGTGGCGCCAGCTCGCCGAGTTCTGGACCGAACGCGCTGAGTTCGCGTCCCTGCATTCTCAGTTCCAGTTTCAGATGGCCCTTCAGTGCGCGCGCAGCATGTATCGTTACATCGGAGAGGAGCACACTCGAAGCACGATTGCGCTCCCCGCAGGGCTCCAGCCGCTCGAGATCGGCGGTCACGGCTGCGGGATCATCCCGCTCATCCAACCTGACGGAAGCTTCGACTTCAGGGGAGGAGGAGGGGCTACCAAGAGCGCTCCAAGCAGCGCACCAGGATGCACGCAAAGCCTCGATCCGCTCAGCGCGCACCTCGACACCAGCTGCGGCTTGATGCCCTCCGAAGCCAACCAGCACGTCTCTGCAGCGTGTCAGAGCGTCATGCAATCTCGCGCCAGCCGGACCGCGCACGGAACCGCGCCCCGAGTTCCCCTCGAGACCGATCACGATCGTGGGCTTACCAAGCCGTGAGGCGATGCGACCTGCCACGATTCCGACGACACCAGGATGCCAGTCCTCACGAGCGAGAACGATACCCGGCTCCGTCGCGTACTTGCCGTCCTCGATCTCTGCGAGAGCAGCAGACATCATTTCTTCCTGAATGGCTCGCCTCTGGATCTGGAGTTGCTCGATGGAGGCGGCCAAGGCGGAGGCCGAGATGGCGTTCTGCGCCAGCAGAAGCTCCAGCGCAACATCGGGGGTTCCCAGACGTCCTGGCGCGTTGAGACGTGGCGCAATCCGGAACGCCACATCCTCGGCATTCAACCCGTTCCCGAGATCCAGGTTCGCCACCCCCGCAAGCGCACGGAGGCCAGGCCGACCACCACCTTGAAGCACGGTCAATCCAGCTCGAACCAGCGCGCGGTTATCCCCGTCGAGTGGAGCCACATCTGCGATGGTTCCAATCGCGACCAGATCCAGAAAAGGCCTCACATCCAGCGCAGATCCGAGAATCTTGCGCACAGCCGCGCCGATCGACAGGGCCAGCCCACACGAAGCCAGCCCTTTGTAGGGAAAGCGACACTCCGGTCGATGCGGATTCAGAAATGCCACCACCGGCAGCGGCTCAGCCGGCACGAGATGATGATCAATCACGATGCAGTCGATCCCGCTGGCTTGTGCCACACGCAGTCGTTCGTGATCACTCGAACCACAGTCGCACGTGATGAGCAGCGATGGGTTGAGCGCACGCACACGCGCCAAGGCAGGCTCGGAGAGCCCGTAACTGCCTTCAGTACGAGTGGCTAGGAGGGGGATGACCTCGCCTCCGAGGGCGCGCAAGATGCC is part of the Chondromyces crocatus genome and encodes:
- a CDS encoding pyridoxal phosphate-dependent aminotransferase codes for the protein MPRKLSERLSSVAPSATLAMAAKAARLRGEGHKVFSFSVGEPDFATPSHICEAAKAALDAGATHYTPVTGTAELKAAICAATERHRGWKPQPSQVTVSCGAKHALFNLAMALFEPGDEVVIPAPYWVSYPEQVRLVGASPRIVETTEEQGFLLTPAALSAALTPQVKAIILCSPSNPTGAAYSAEQLTCLAEVLRRHDCWIILDEIYSDLVYDGFRHVALPAIAEDLAPRTIIVDGVSKTYAMTGWRIGWSISPLEVAKALDVVQGQSTTNAAAVSQAAAVAALSGSRVEVHAMRDAFSKRRDVMVRGLNAISGVRCRRPEGAFYAFADFRGVIGRSFQGRTLGDDIDLANFLLEQGHVATVPGTPFGAPGYLRLSYACDEAEIEAGVAAIRSTMEMLD
- a CDS encoding MlaD family protein yields the protein MRRSRELKVGIFVLAGLFFAALVIFLIGDERRLFNPSVEFHSQFADVQGLKAGAPVRMGGIDVGHVSKVGYGTDARDATIYVTLKIVESEAGRIRKDSTVKIATKGLLGDKMIELSKGESAEGLPPGSEIQAEVPKDMLGAVGELAVKAESALGNIERASASLADERLHDDLRAAVASMNRVLGHVAQGEGYANRLLASPDEAERISRAVTSLERAGTELSLTLRDVRAVVARVQSGPGFAHDMIYGAGPQKEIQQFGRAAEEVGLTLRGIRESDSFAHDVLFGGKGDSAEALSNVTAITADLRSITRDVRAGKGTLGALLVDPSIYEDLKVLLGNVQRNDVLRALVRYSIKQDEKAPEPKPAVDASATKE
- a CDS encoding ABC transporter ATP-binding protein, with product MAEPLIRFSHVRKAFGPKTIYRDLNLDIFPGETLTVMGGSGVGKSVMLKLLIRLLDVDGGSVSFHGEEITRMSEREIGGVRRRIAMLFQGGALFDSISVGENVAYGLREHFRDTMSEQQIAERVDWALSLVGLPKIEAMRPADLSGGMKKRVGLARAIAVQPEVLLYDEPTTGLDPINTERINHLIRGLKKALNVTSIVVTHDMKSAFSISDRMAMVVRGEIIAVGTPDDFSRSKDPRVADFINGTAPVTEDVETLLRA
- the recJ gene encoding single-stranded-DNA-specific exonuclease RecJ; translation: MPDAAARAGRATSWQVRAERSLPARETAGIGPVWSAAPLTDPGAASPEAIALARELGLSITVADILHRAGRKPDEETRRFLNPRLAHLTPPEGMADREVSAERIARAVRKKERIVVFGDYDCDGITATAILTGILRALGGEVIPLLATRTEGSYGLSEPALARVRALNPSLLITCDCGSSDHERLRVAQASGIDCIVIDHHLVPAEPLPVVAFLNPHRPECRFPYKGLASCGLALSIGAAVRKILGSALDVRPFLDLVAIGTIADVAPLDGDNRALVRAGLTVLQGGGRPGLRALAGVANLDLGNGLNAEDVAFRIAPRLNAPGRLGTPDVALELLLAQNAISASALAASIEQLQIQRRAIQEEMMSAALAEIEDGKYATEPGIVLAREDWHPGVVGIVAGRIASRLGKPTIVIGLEGNSGRGSVRGPAGARLHDALTRCRDVLVGFGGHQAAAGVEVRAERIEALRASWCAAWSALGSPSSSPEVEASVRLDERDDPAAVTADLERLEPCGERNRASSVLLSDVTIHAARALKGHLKLELRMQGRELSAFGPELGELAPRLAGKRAMVVGRLRRDTWRGGNAVELRIERLSPCV